From the Chiroxiphia lanceolata isolate bChiLan1 chromosome 6, bChiLan1.pri, whole genome shotgun sequence genome, the window AAATAAATATCTCACCTTTTTCACTGCTAGGTGCTGTGCTGATATCCTACCTACCAGAATCCTTGATGAACATGATCTGAAAAGATATGAGCTCACCTTAAGCATCTTCATGCCAAGTTGCCTTGTTTGTCCTTGGCACACTGAGTAACTGGAGGTTTGGACCAGCcagtaagaaattattttgaatgaCATGTCTGTTCTCTCAACATACAGAGAATCTACATGGAATCTGTTTCTCTCCATGAGGTGACAACTATTCCTaacaaaacatctgaaaatttaCCAGCTGTTGTCCAGCCATCTGCAGGCTAAAGATGGCATTGCCATGGATCTCCAGGGCTGTTTAAGCAAGATCCCTTGGCAGATGCCAGATCATGGTTCCACATAACCTAAATCATACTGGATTACAATCACTTTCCTCTCTTTTAAGATTTCTATGGCTCTTGAGCACCACATTTCCCTTTACCCATGATACAGTGACATACCCCCATAGGTGAAGGAAATATTGGTGAATTGCCCAGTGAAAGGCAATTTTCCTTGCAAGTTCATAGTGCTTCCAGTTCTAAACTACCATCATGAATTCAAAGAGgtaactctgaaaaaaaaaacaaactaacaaggcaaaaaagacaaaaaataaatactaggGGAAATAAAACATAGGAAAATGGTAAAACAAAGAGCACAATAAATGACATTAATATGCAAAAAATGAGGAGTTACAACTTACATGTCTAGAAATCTTTTTGATCAGTATCTGGACACATTGTTTTAATCCAAAACATTAGGACACTTAAGGCCAGGCAGAAAAAACTGCTGTTTAATGCTTTTTCTCATCCTTAAATTCTACACCAGAAAAAGACATACTGGTTAATATATCGACCTTTAATCCCAAAACAATGTTAAATAGCAGCCAGCTGCTTTCTATGCTAGATATTTCAGCCTTTGAAAGCTCACCAGGAAATTCTGAATATCTGGCTGGCTACTGATATTCATTACTAATGAATGTAGATACAACAGAGAAATTCCAGAGGACTGGAAAATACTATTCTTATGTCAGTATTACAAATTATTAAATTGGATCATTAGGATAATTCTAAGTCAGagggaaaataatgaaaaagttgATACAGAATGAAACGTGTAGATATAACTAAAACTGATAAAGATTTATAGAAAAGACAGTTTGTCAAACGTATTTGATTACTTAAACGAGACTGTAAGTTGGCAGATAATGGTAAAAGTTTGGATTGATATTCTGAGgcttttaaaaggcattttgatTTAGAAACCAGAACGACATATAATCAATATGGTTCTCATTAAATGGATTAAAGACTAGTCAGGAGTTAGATCTCAAAATACCTCAGCAAAAGAGAATTATAACTGTCCAGCTGCATTTTGAGCATAGCCCCCTGAAAGAACTTGTTCTTGATGGTTTTTAATCCTCCCCTCACTTCAAGTAGCAATATTTCAATCATGTTTTAACCAAAGGATTGCCTAGAGTTCTTGCAACCCAGAAGGCAAGACTAGATACTGATAAAACTCTGGCTGTCTGATTTAAGAGCACAGGGTTGGGTATAGAAAGAATTAACACGAGTCCGGAACTGTAGCTTGAACTCTTCGATGTTGCTTCATACTGAAGGCACCCCAGTTCAATAGGTTCCACAAGTTTCACTTTTGCATTTCACAAGCACCCAGCATCTACTTATGCAGGTATCCAGGAATGCTTCAGTCATGACTCCTAAGCCCCACTGTTTGCCAGTGTCTTAGGAGTGGTTTATTCATGGTTTTCATGGTGTGCCCAGTGCAGAGCAATCAGATTTGcgtccttcctctcttttttgaGTCTTAAATCCTCTCTGTGAAAGGCAGTTAATTATTCAGCAAGTAGAGCAGCCTGCCCACCCTCTTCAGAGCATGAGGAATAAGAATATGAGCTGCTCACTGTGGGACATGTGGGTGTGACTACCCTCAGATGAGTAAATTAATCTGGACCTGCTGCATCTGAAGTCAATAGGCTACTACATAAGTGAACTGGTATTAGTTCTGattcttctcttttgctgtttcaaaggaaaggaaatatttctgaaaacatcagGTCAGCAGAAAAACACCAACTCCTGCCTTTCAACTTTCCTGCAGCTCCAAGTTGAAGCATTATTTGTATAAAACCCGAGGTCTAACACTCAGCCTTGTCCTTAAATAGCTGCTTGCTCAGCGCATGTTTTGTTCTGAACCTTGTTCTGAGGACCTCTCTCCCCACATGGCAGGGACCAAACATGCCATATTTAGAGTATCAGGTTCTCCTGTAGGGTCTGCAGACACAAATCTTTTATCTGCCATTAACCTCAAAGGAGTAGCTGTCAAGAATAGAATATGAAGCTGGCAGAAGTCAAAAGTAGCTCCTATGCCTAATATTTGTGCTTAAAATGCAATTAAGGTGTTTCTCTCCATCCTATTCCAAcctccctccccaaaaactCTCTTCTCTGGTCAGAACGATGAGCAGCTTATTTTCTTTACTCATAGGATAGTTACATGTGACTCTGGTCAcataaacactgatttttttcagactatttAAGCAGAGATTAATCATTACATAGTGCTTCGTGTGGGAAGGCAATGGAGGACACGTGTCTGGAAATGCAACATACTGGCATAAAGTTCCTGTAATTGTCAGGAGTATGGCAATAACTGAACACTTTGTGTACTTGGCTAAATCAAAAGGAAGTCATAAAAGATCCTGAAAGTGAATTCAGTTATCTGATTCACTAGAAAACTATGACCACCCAGGAATATAGagcaaggagaaagaaggatTAAAATGCCTTATTAGACAATGTgtcaaggctggaaaagatAGTTTATTCTTGGTTACAGAAATTTAAATAGATATCTTTTAAACCTTTTTAGCTATGAAAACTTAAAGGAGAATTACAAAGAACAGCGTAGTTGGAATAATGTAAATGAGATTTCCATGGATGAATTCAAGtataaacattttgaaacataTTCTCCATGCTTATAAAAATATCCTCTCAAAGTAAAATGACTTGCtaagtaattaaatatataaaaaccaTATCAGAAGTTAGATTTAAAATAGTCCCATGTAGTGAAAGCATCAGTTTTACATAGGATGTGTTCCACACTTTTGGTTCCgttctttttctgtgaaaaaccaaataaaaagaaattatttatttgtgcatAAACAGCCAGAATTTATCTGCAAGTCCTTTAAGTTGGCTTTCTGGCATGAACATGTTTAGAAATATAAGGCAAAGTGGATCTTGAGCTGCAACTTGGAGCATTGTGCTCCACCTGACAATCTTGACCCTTCTCTTCACCGTCTCTCCGCGCAGATGAGGTAAGGCTGTGGTTGTAATGTCATTCCTAGTCTTGGTTTGAGGTCTGGAATCACGCCATGAGGGAAATGCAGGTGAAATCGTTGTAGTAATGAAGTAAAAAACAGGAACATTTCCATTCGAGCTAGGTGTTCTCCAAGACAATGTCTTCTTCCTGGATTgaaaagaaggttttaaaaacacttttcaatGTCTGCAGTTGCATTTTCACTCTTACTATGAATAAGAATGATAATTTCTGTGTTCTAAGAGGAGCTGTACAAACTTGCTGGTAGTATTGTCTAAAAAGGATAGGTGATAATTTACACtaagaaacagattttagaGAATTTGTTGTTCTCACCTCACAAATGCCACTGAAATGAATTGTCAAATttatttagatatatttttagcTACTTTTTCTTGTCGTGAAGTACCAATCTAGACAgaagatgcttaaaaaaaattatactgttaatttcagcctttttcccctactattttattaattacaCCTACTTCCAGTCATTATTAACTGGCAATTATTATAAATTTTTAAGGTGTATTTTTGTTAGTTTATATATAATAATGAGCTTACCCATATAAAAGATATTATGCCAAAATTTGTGATCTCCAGATTGCATTATATTGAAtatctttaaaatctgtttcatcAGAACAGAGGATATCATTTGGTCCTTTTATTGCCATCACCTAGATGTGTTATACATCTCTATATTTATGAAAAGGAACAGTGGAAGGAAGCACTCTTACCTAgtgaaaaaggaataaatgcaTCTTTCTTGACAAACTGCCCATTGCTGTCCAAAAATCTCTCAGGAAAAAACACTTCTGGATTGCTCCAGTATTTTTCATCAAAGTGAACGGAGTAGAGGTTTGTAATGACTGTGGTGCCTCCAGGAATTGAGTAACCACGCACAACAGTATCTTTGGAAGTTGCATGAAAAATCCCCAGTGGAACTATGTTACAGAACCTCAGAACCTCATGTAGAACAGCCTCAGTGTATGGCATCTTGCATTTCTCTTCAAAGGTGGGCATTTTGTTTGGGCCAACGACTAGGTCGACCTCTTTTTGAACTTGCCCTGTTAGGAACAGCAATAAAAGCTGATGTTTATTGTGCAATAGcctttacattttaatttaaactaaaatatatacttttaaaagACTACTGAAACATGAAGTGTCTTATACAAAATATAGTAGCTTACAAACTTTTAAATTTAGACTCTATATTTCTTGTCCAGCTAGTAGGAATTATTCCTAGCATATATACCACTAATCTTCATTTAGAATGTAATTATTCTCAGGAAAATCGTGTTTTAatatagttttcttttcttgtgtgtatttttatttctggagcTCTTCAAAACTAAAGAAACAAGTAAAAGGCTGTAAAAGATAAAGTACATTAAATACTTGAGTGAACATAGATAAGGCTCAAATCAGCCACTTGAACTTCCCCTTTTTTAAATCTGCTATGATTCTTTAGAATTATCGGAGTGTAAAATCATTCACTCTAGAaccaaaaatatctgaaaaaacaCAGTGAGAATTAACAGGCACAGGAGCCAGAATTTAACCGAAAAGGAACAAATTCAACcatagctatttttaaaattaagttcaTGTATTATTGAAATAAACTCAAAGGTATTTAAACCGCCTCTTTCTGATGCACTTTTTTTGTTGAAACTGCCAAACAACTCCTAACTAAAACAAATTTGTACTTTTACAATTCATGTGGAACCAATAATGAAAAtctgggcagcagctgaaaaattcTTCCAGAATCACCAGCTTTTTCAACCTGAAGTGACAACGTTTCACATCAAAATAAAGAGATGAAAAGCAGCTTGGTGAAAGCACACTTGTGATGTAGTGGTGTGTCAGCGCATATTGCAATAGCTGGACAATGAAATtctaaataaatgaaaaataacagtaatttttatttttatcaagaTGAACtgttttttaatccaaattCAGAAACTCGTTGTATTGCAAGATCTGAGATCAGATTAAATTAGGTGAGTGGATCTCTGCAAAATCAGTCAGTGCATAGCAGACACAAAACTACAAAGTTTTCTTGATCTTTACTGAGAAACAGTATCTTGGTCAGATGTTAATTGAGAAGAAATAAGGATGTTCTTGTTTTAAGTATGAATGTTGTTTGTGAGCCAGGACAGACTGATTAGAAACTTTGATTTAAATGGACCTTTTTGCATTTGGGCTTTTCATGTAATATAAAGCATAAACATATCCTATTGCCTAATTATCACCCTTAATACAGATTTAACTAAAACATGGATCATGTAAGTACCtgtaaaatcagattttttttttaattttactaaatatttttaatttttgtagaTTTTCTTATTATACTGTGTAAAACGTATAAATTAACTGGTGGAACTCAGACACATGAaaagcaatatttctttttttaaaaactcatttattttatatcatCTGGAATGTGCTGACTGGTTAAAAATGGCAATCATAGTTTTAAGCTTCcacaaaaaacattttggcTGAACTGATTGAGCTGAAGCTACGTATTTCTCTTAAGCATGTCCctcaaattctttaaaattagcAACTCAAGTCCCATTAAATCTTGTTTTTACCTAGGCTAGAAGAAagctttcccatttttaaaaatcttcaatCAGTTTGTTCAGTTAATTCATCAACTAACTTAAATAGCTGAATAAatgaaagtaagaaaatatGTAAGAGGTTATGGCTCTATGGAGATATTTGAATAAACTTTGGTTCTACTTGCTTAGCCAGATATTTTAACCAGCTAAGTGAATATGGGACTTAAAAGAATgataacagcagcaacaacagagCTTTGGCATCAACTTCTTTATTTAGGCTGAATGATTTGTACTGTTTATAGCATGCCAGGCCTTAACATATGATACCATcatattttcactttaattttttccaagtaaagctgtatttactttaaaagtaaatataaaatttgatCTCCAATTTTAgaataattgtattttatgccccaagatttaaattaaaaattattctagcTGAGAAAATCAGAGTGTATAGAGTCATGCACACACTACCATAAGAAGAAAGTCTAATTTTTCATACATAAAGATATCTGATTCCTGTGCAGAACTTGAGAGCTCAAAAGCCTTAGAGCTACAGGTAGTGCTACTGTCCCCACTCTGAAATGATGACAAAATTGATGTTAGAGCAATGATTTTTGGTCAAAGTATCAGCAGTAACTGTCCAAGTTATCTTGGCTGCTCTTCCTCCAAATATTGGAAGTCCCTAATTGAACCAAGCACTGCTAAGGTTTTGACAGGAAAAGTGGAGGCAGGGAAACTAGAGACATGACTGTTCAATTCTAAAATCCAAACTTCTGCACAAAATGTTTGGGCTGACAGTCAGACACCTATTGCTGTCTTACTTCAGAGTGAATGTAACAcatcttctttgtttttaaatgccatttctgttctttcagaagTATGACTATGAATGTCTATAACATGTAAATGTATTGTGAACTGAGCACttaagataaaaagaaatagtacCTAAACTAACTACAACCTGATTTACATTTTTGCTGatgtttgtatatttttaatttagtttattactttcatatttaattgcattttcttattatttattaacAGCATAGGTTAGTATATCTGCCAACAACAGACCATGCATCACAAcactaaatttaaatatattggaaatacttaaaaatattaaagcttcataaaaatgtattcacAAAATAATATGTTAAAATTTTGCCATGACACTTGACTTTTGATATCCTCTTCATCTGCATATAAAACAAACTTTTCACCTCTGTCCATAGTATGTTTGGTAAATGACAGAATAATATACATAAACCTTCTTTTTGGTTATGACTATGGATCATGCATGActttgaaaaagcattttaaatttgcAATAGGAAAGGGTATCAGTTCCTCAAAATGTCGAATTTCTTACCTTGTATGTTTGGATAAAGAGCCATAAATAACACTGCCCATCTTAAAACATTTGTTGTGGTTTCAGTTCCAGCTATGATGAGTTCTccaacagagaaaattaaattttctcttGAGTATGTAGATTCTGGATCATTTTCATTGCAATCCATCTCATCTAAATATGCATCTACAAAATGTCGAGGTGATTGAGGCTTCCTATTTTCAGAGACACGTTCAATGAGATCATGAAGAAAGTCATAAACTTCAGCTGCATTTCTAAACAGCTGCTGGTGTTTCCCAAATGGCAAGATACCAATCCAAGGAAAAgcattatataaaaatacagaagcacTAGCAGCTAATTCAATGTTTTCACTAAAAATCTCAATCATGTGCTGAAATTCAGTATCTTCGTAAGTAAAACGTTCtccaaaaataatcaaattagTAATGTTTGAAACAGCATTTGTTATCAAGTGCTTAAGATCAAACGGTCTGCCTTTGTATGTATCAATGGCatcaagaaaaaacacagattcttctgaaattttgtGTTCAAAGGACCTTTGACCATATCCAAAAGTTCGAAAGGTATTTACAGCTAATTTGCGATGTTCTGTCCATCCTCTGCCATATTTACTGTTCAGTAagcctgaaaaaatattttgacacgTATTTTATGCAAcgcttaattttttttccccccataagataataaaatcatttaacaagacaaaaagagagacaaaaaaatttcagacaTCTTTCTATGGAACATAGTCCAAGACTGACAATCCTTTCCAAACAAGACTGTTTAAGAAGCATCAAGTATTTTATGACAGGAGACTAAGCAGAGAAAATGGCTAAAGCCAATGTTTCGTGTGATTATGTCCATCTATTGGACAAAAATTACATTGTTATACAGAAGACATTAGCACTCACCTCCCATGTTTGTCAGCTTCTTAAACAAGGGAAGAGATGGCCTATCTGCAAAGATTTCACTTTGATGAACGAGGCATTCTTTCACTGCATCATAGCCGTTCAGTACAACAGCAGATATACCTCCGAGGTCAAGACTGAAGatctttggggggaaaaaaaaataaaaattgtaaacCGCTATTACAACCAAATCCTAAGAACAAATAATGAgaacaagcaaagaaaaggtGAAACAACACTAAACGATGGAAAATACTTGAATAACTTTCAGTAGGGCATACAGGTAACCAGAGGTGGTACAGTTGTGGCATTACAGTAGAGTCTGTTGTGAGATAACTTGCTCTGTCAAAAGATAAAGCAAATTATCTCACACTGcattctgtgctttgctgtgcacCAAAGCAACCAGCTCTCCGAAGTAGGGACTGGGATACTTTCACAGTCAtcaagaaaatgtgaatttggTACAACAatgcatatttttcagaaaaaaaagtactttctcCTAGTATTAGTAGATATAAGTAGGTATTAGTAGAAGTATATATTTATCTAATAATATTATgttatatactttatatataaaaCTTTTTAGTAagcactggaaataaaatacatgtattgTCTACTTTCTTAATTTGCTGAGACTATTTccacaggagggagaaaagctATATTATTGTAtctgcttctcttccctgcctgAGTCAAGGTAAATTCCAACAGCTTAATTCGGTTAAGGGCAGTAGGGCTGAAATTCCTATCACAGACTCCCAACATGTCACTTAATAATGGCAGACACAGAAGTGGTGTCAGTTGTGAGAACTACCAGGCTGCTCTCAGTCCTTTCTGCATCTGAACCCGGACACCAGTTTACTTTGCACAGGCTCCCAAAGAACCAGCAGTGAGAGCCATGAGGAGAGCCAACAACTGACAGCACAGGCCCATCTCCTGTTTCCACAAGTGGTTATCATTAGATGCTTTGGAAAAAGATGCAATACAGCCTGCAGAAGGTATAAACTTCTGCAggataaacaaaattaaaatcttaacctaagttttaaaaattgtaacCGACGCTAAACTCAAGATTGAAATCTTATATCCCTTTCCATAATTTCCTTAGCGTTATAAATCTGTGTTTTTACCTATACaaatctctgtgtttttcttcatctcAAAGCTGTTGACCTCCACAATAAGAAATTATATTAGTCTAATTACACATTCTGTGACAACTGGGTTgtcaccaaaagggttgtcaggcactggaacaggctgctcaggaaagtggtggagtcacaaTCCatagaggtatttaaaagctgtgtagatgtggcacttggggtcATAGTTTAGAGGTGGACTTCATGCAAGATTAATGAATCAATGATCATaaggatcttttccaacctaaatgattctagAGTCTGtgactattttattttagcaaactTGACATTTTTACTGTTATAATGGCTCTTCTTTTCTATGTGCCAAGAACACATTCCCAATAGATTTCTGTATACCATTTGTGAGTTTTGTATACTTTGATATAGCTCATTTATCTTTATTCCTTTGTcatacataatttaaaaaaaaattctcttattgtattttttcagaGCACCCCAAATAGGCCATTTTCAAGTTCCTCAAAATTCTTCAGGATCTTTTCTGACAGTGACTAGAACTACATACAGCACTCCAGGCAAGTAGAAAGCTTACTTTATTTGATGACGCGTTTTCCTTCCTATTTCCATTCTGCTTGTCCTAATATTTTGCTTGAaacacatttacttttttttttcttcctactgcCAAAACACATGCCTGCTTTTCCCCTCTAGATCTAGTCTGGAGTTAAATTTTATGATGCTTGTAAGAATACACtgctgatgaaaagaaaaacctgatcTGTAAGaaagtacaaaaagaaaacaaatccattcTTACATAGTAACACTAAGGGACTGTAAGTATCCCAAATACACCACTGAAGGTACATTGAAAGTACACTGGAAGTACTTCGAAGAAtgatgt encodes:
- the LOC116788047 gene encoding vitamin D 25-hydroxylase yields the protein MRAAAADPGHRPGSAAGSGSWLLPLAAALALLLTLVVRQLLKQRRPPGFPPGPAGLPLLGNIPALGAEQPHVYMRRQSQIHGQIFSLDLGGISAVVLNGYDAVKECLVHQSEIFADRPSLPLFKKLTNMGGLLNSKYGRGWTEHRKLAVNTFRTFGYGQRSFEHKISEESVFFLDAIDTYKGRPFDLKHLITNAVSNITNLIIFGERFTYEDTEFQHMIEIFSENIELAASASVFLYNAFPWIGILPFGKHQQLFRNAAEVYDFLHDLIERVSENRKPQSPRHFVDAYLDEMDCNENDPESTYSRENLIFSVGELIIAGTETTTNVLRWAVLFMALYPNIQGQVQKEVDLVVGPNKMPTFEEKCKMPYTEAVLHEVLRFCNIVPLGIFHATSKDTVVRGYSIPGGTTVITNLYSVHFDEKYWSNPEVFFPERFLDSNGQFVKKDAFIPFSLGRRHCLGEHLARMEMFLFFTSLLQRFHLHFPHGVIPDLKPRLGMTLQPQPYLICAERR